The genomic region GTGCTGGCCCACAACATCAGCCGCCTGCTGGCCGCAAAGCGGCTTTCGCGCGTCTACTGGCTGGTCGCCCCCGAAGGCGTCTTTGCAGCCCCGGGAAATCAATTCCCGGCAACCCTCTGAGCCCTCCTGCCACGGGGGACAGGCCATGGCTTGTCGAACGCGACTTGCGTGGATCGTGGTGCTGGCCCTCGTCTCGCCGCCGGCCGGCGCCACGGTCGTCGCGTGGCGCGCGACCGGCGTCGTCGGCAACCTGCAGGGCAACACGAGCCTGCTGCCGCTCCCGGGGGCACCCGGCGACGAGTTCGTGCTCGAGTTCTCCTACGACGACGCCGGGGTCGACAGCGAAGCGTCCGCCAACTTGGGGCGCTATCCGATCCTCTCGCTCGTCGTGCGGGTCGCCGCACAGTCCCTGACCATCGTCGACGAAACGATCGGCGAAGGCTCGATCCACATCCAGGCCAACTCGGTCAGCTCGAATGTCTGGAGCGTCTCCGGGTGCAATCCGTGCGGTGCAACCGAGGACGAAGCGCGCTTCAGCCTGTTCATGCCGGAAGGTGCGATCCTCTCGGACGTGCTGACGCCCCCGCCCGACCCGGCCGGCGCGTCCGCCGTGCAGTTCCTTCTGCGCTCCACGGCGCCTGGCGACGAAGCGTTCTTGGTCGGCTCTCTCGAGTCGCTCCAGCCCGTACCCGAGCCCGGCGCGAGTCCCGGCGCGTTGGCGGTGCTCACGGCGCTCGCGTGGCTGCGCCGGGTTCGGGGCGCTCGTCCTCCTGCCCGGCGTCGCATCGGGTCTCACCCAGCCTGATCCAGACCGTCCGCGACAGCGCCGACCGCGAGCGGGCTCGCGGCCGCCCTCGACGTCGCCGTCTCGCCGGACGGCTCGTCCGTCTACGCAATCGACGCCGGCGACGATGCAATCGCGGCCCTCGAGCGCTCGCCGACGGGCGGACTCCTGCGCCTCCTCGGATCGATCCAACGGGAAGGGCGAAGAAGCGGGCTGCGGTCGGGGACGATCGCGCCTCTTCCGCCGTTACCCTCCGGGGGTGTCCTCCGCGCCGGTAGCGCACCACCGATCCTGGCACGGCTCGGGCCGCTGGCGGCAACGCGCGCTCGTCACGACCGCAGAGGGGTGCGTTCGCCACCGCGCGGAGCGCTGCACCGGACGCCGCCATCGCCCACCGCCATCGCTACACCGCTCCTCGCACCCGGAACGGAGATCCGGCGAATCCCCGATCGAGCCTCTCACCCGATCCTCCGATCTCGTTCGGCGTGACCGCACCTGCCCTGCCCACGACCGCGCACGAGAAGGCCCTCGCGGTCAACCTCGCCCCGCGACGCTATGGCACCTTTGCGGAGATCGGCGCCGGGCAGGAAGTGGTGCGCTGGTTCTTTCGCGCCGGCGGCGCCGCCGGGACGATCGCGAAGAGCATCTCCGCCTACGACATGACCGTCAGCGACGCGATCTACGGCCCCTGTCCACGCTATGTCTGCCGCGAGCGCCTCGATGCGATGCTCGACTACGAGTACCGGCTCACCCTCGAACGGCTCGCACCCAAACGTGGCGTCGACACCGCGTTCTTCTCGTTCGCGGATACGGTGACCGCACGGAGCTTCGGCGGCGCCGGCGAGTGCCACGGCTGGATGGGGATCCAGTTCCAGGCGGCACCCGGCGACGAACCGAGCCGGGTGATCCTCCACGTGCGGATGCTCGACCCGGAAGCTGCGCAGCAGCAGGAAGCGCTCGGGATCGTGGGCGTGAACCTCGTCTACGGCGCATGCTTCCTGCACCAGGATCCGGAGCGGCTCCTCCACTCCCTCCTCGACGCCCTGTCCCCGCAGCGCATCGAGATCGACATGATCGAGCTCTCGGGCGCACGCTTCCGCGGCGTCGACAATCGCGTAATGAGCCTGCGCCTCGTCCAGCTCGGGCTTTCCGGCGCTGCGGCGTTCTCGGCCGACGGCAGCGTGGTGCAGCCCTCCGAGTTGCTCCACGGCCGCGCATCGCTCGTCCTGCGGGGAAGCTTTCGCCCGGTCATGCGGGTTCACGTCGACATGCTCCGCTGCGCGCTCGCGCGCTTCCGGAGGGACCTCGCCGGCGAAGAGCCGATCGTTCTCCTCGAAATGACGATGCGCAACCTCCTTGCCGACGGCGAGCTGGACCTGCGCGACTTCCTCGACCGCGCCGACGCCCTGGCCGCGATCGGCCACACCGTCCTGATCTCCAACGACTCGGAGTACTTCCGGCTTGCTGCGTTCCTCGCCCGCTACACGCGGAAGCGGATCGGCCTCGTGATGGGTGGAAACCTGCTGGCGGACCTCTTCGACGAGCGCTGGTACGAGAACCTGGAGGGCGGTGCGCTCGAGGCTTTCGGACGGCTCTTCCGCAACGGTCTTCGCATCTACGTGTATCCGTTCCGCGACGCAGCCGGCCGTCTCACGAGCGCGGAGCGTGTCGACCTCGACGGATCGTTCCGCCTCCTGCACGGCTATCTCCTCGAGCGCGGCTGGATCACCGGCCTCGACGGCCAGGACACCTCGGCCGCACGCTTCCATTCGCGCGAGGTGTTCGAGGCGATCCGCAAGGGCGAGGAAGGTTGGGACGAAGCCGTTCCGGAAGCGGTCGCGCGGCGCATCCGCGAGCGAGGGCTCTTCGGCTGGCGCCGCCACAGGCGACCCTCGTGATGCCGGCGACGCTCGCTGACTGGCTCGCCCTCCTCTCCTTCGGCGTACTTCTCGCGATGTTCGCGGGCCCACCGCTCTTCCTCGTCCTGCTCTGGTCGAGGGATCGACGGCAGCAACAGCACGCGGTGTTGCGCGCGTTCCCGCTGCTCGGGAGGCTTCGCTACCTGCTCGAGCACATCGGCCCGGAGCTGCGTCAATACCTCTTCGACGCGGACGCCGCGGGCAAGCCGTTCTCGCGGAACGAGTTCCTCTCGGTCGTGTTCGCCGCGAAGTACCTGAAGACCCTGATCTCCTTCGGCAGCAAGCGCGACTTCGAGGCGCCGGGCTGGTATCTGCGCAACGCGTTCTTTCCAAGTCTTGCTGGCGACCTCGCCGTCGCGAGCCGACCCGCACTCGAGACGAACCGCTACGAGATTGCGCACGAGGGCCTCTTCCACCGCCGCGAGACACTCGGCCCCGCGCGGGTTGCGCCGTGGACGCTCGACGACGCACACGCGCTCACGCTCGGCTCTGGACTCGCCGCACCGTGGATCGTGCGTGGACTGGTGGGCGTCTCCGGCATGTCGTACGGCGCGCTCGGTGGCCATGCGATCCGCGCCATCGCCGAGGGCGTCGCGATGGCGACCGGGAGCTGGATCAACACCGGCGAAGGTGGGCTCTCCGAGCATCACCTGGCAGGTGGCGGTGACGTGATCTTCCAGATCGGACCGGGCTGCTTCGGCGTTCGCAGCGCGGACGGCCGCTTCGACTGGGACGGTCTGCGCCGGAAGGGCGACCTCGCGCAGGTACGCGGCTTCGAGTTGAAGCTGCACCAGGGCGCGAAGATCCGCGGCGGCCACCTGGAGGGTGCCAAGGTGACCGAGGAGATCGCGCGGCTCCGCGGCGTCGAGCCCTGGAAACCGGTCGACTCGCCGAACCGCTTCCCGTTCCTCGCCGACGTGGACGCACTCCTCGACCACGTCGCCCGGATGCGCGAGGCGACGGGCAAGCCCGTCGGCGTCAAGGTCGTGATCGGCGGCCCGGGCTCCGCCGACGCACTCGCCGACGCGATGGCGCGTCGCGGCGACGGACCCGACTGGATCACCGTCGATGGCGGAGAAGGGGGCTCGGGTGCGACCTACCAGGAGATGGCCGACAGCATGGGACTCCCCGTGCGCTCGGGAATCGTGGTCCTCGACGACGCCCTTCGCCGCGCAGGCGTGCGCGATCGGGTACGCGTGATCGCCTCGGGCCGGCTCTTCTCGGCGGATCGCGCCGCGATCGCCCTTGCCCTCGGCGCCGACATGGTGAACGTGGCGCGCGGGTTCATGATCGCGGTCGGTTGCATCCAGGCGCAGCGATGCCACACGAACCAGTGCCCGGCCGGTGTCGCGACGACGGATCCCGACCGCATGCGCGCCTTGGTCGTCGACGAGAAGAAGTGGCGCGCGATGAACTTCGTGATCACGCTGCGTGCGGGCCTTGCCTCGCTGGCTGCGGCCGCGGGCTTGTCCTCGCCCACCCGCTTCGAACGCCGCCACGCCGTCTACCGCGATGCGGAGGGCCGCGTCCATTCGGGCGATGTCCTCCATCCGCATCCCGAGCGCGAATCGGTCGCGGTCGGTCTCGGCAATCGCGAGCGGGTCGCCGCGCGGCTCCGCGTCTCGCCTGGCTCGCCGACCCGATCGTGAGGAACGGATCCGTACGCTCCACACCGATGAGCCCTCGTCCCGAATCGGCGCGCGAGGTCCGCGCCAGGCCGCGGAACCCGGACCGTCGAGCGCCCAGCTCGAGAAGTCCGGAGCGCGGCGGCGAGCCCCGATCGAAGCGAGCGCACCGACGGCTACGAGCTGTTCTTCCGGACCGGGTGGAACAACCCCTGCTCGCCGACCTCTCTCGACCACCCTCGCCGAACCTGATCGCGGGCGACCCGATGCTCCACGACCTCTGGGCGGCGACGGGCTGCACGCTCCCGTCGAGGTGACGCTCGATGTCTTCGCCGAGGAGGACGTGACGCTGGTGCCTCGCGAGCAAGTCGTCATCGGGTCGCTCGAGGCGGGAAAGCCGGTCGCCATGGACGCGTCGAATACTCCCCGCACGAACGGCTCCAGCTCTTCGCGGGTGGGCAGCCCCACCGCAGCACCTCGAGCGACATCATCTCGGGCTCGTCCGCGAGCAGCCGGGTCACGAGCTCCCGGTAGGGATCAGGAGGCGCGAGCGAGGTGGTGCTTGAAGCGTTCGATGCGCCGGCACGCGCGTTCGGTCAGCGCGAGGCGCAGCTCAGGTCGGCCGTTCGGGCGTACGAATCGGGCGGGCTGGTGGATCCGCTCGAAGCGAGGGGTGTGGAGCGAGGGCAAGACCCAGCCAAAGGTGCGCTTGGACGTCCGCGGTCGCTCGGTGGCGCCCGTGGTGATCGCGAAGCTGCGCACGAGGTCGAGAGTCAGGACCGAGAGCATCTGCCAGGCCGCGTTGGCGAGGCGGTCGTTGGTCGGGATCGCATCGAAGGCGACGGCTTGCTCGAGCTCGGCGAGGGTCTTCTCGTGGGCTCCGCAGCCGGCCATGAAGTACCAGAGCGCGCCGACACCGAGGCCCTTGTTGGTGGCCACGGCCGAGTACTCGAAGTGGCCGTCGGCGGGATCGAAGAGATCGAGCTGGAAGTTCTTGCGGCTCTCGTGGGAGACACGCTTGCGGCAGACGACGACGCGTTCGGTGCGTCCCCACTGGGCGATCGCGAGGCGGGTCTCGAAGCCCTCCACGTAGGCGTCGACCCGCTCCCAGCGCCGCCGCCCGGCGATGACCTCGCGGCCCGAGCCACTTCCACATCGGGACCTTCACGGCGTACTCGACCCCCGGCTCTCCGTCGAGGAAGGCGAGGATCTTGGGCATGAGGAAGGCACCGTCCATCCGCACCTCGATCGGCAGCCGCCGCCCGAGGCGGGCGCGCAGCTCCCCGATCACGATGCGGAGGAGGCCATCGGCGTTGTGCGAGTCGGTGACGTTCCCCGGCCGGCTCCACACGCGCAGGACCTGGCCGAGCTGCGCCAAGTGAGCCGCCAGGGGGTAGTACGACGGGTCTTTCGGGTGGTGGGGGTTGAACCCCCGCACCGCCCCGTCGACCTTCGCCCCGGTGCGCAGCACCGTGCCATCGAGATCCACGGTCCATCGGGTCAGGTGGTGCCGCTCGACGTCCTCGTGCACCAGGTCGCGGATCAGATCCGCGAGCCGCTCGAGCAGCGGCGGCGTGAAGGCCTCGAGCCAGCGGACGACGGTCCGGTCGGCCGGGAGCCGGCGCAGCCCGCAGAAGCGCAGCAGCACCGGGTCCGTAGCGACGAAGGCCAGGTGCGTGACCCTCGTCCCGCCGATCACGAGCAACCCGACGACCGCCAGCAGCAGACGCACGACACCGGAATCGCCATCCAGCGCGGTGCCGCGGAAGGCGTTGGCGATCCGCTGCGCGAGCCCCCGTGCCGCCAGGAAGCGTCCGAACAGCTCGAGGCCTCCGTGGGCCGAGATCCGCTCGCTCGAGAAGGTGATCGGCAGCGGGCTCTCGACGCGGGCCCGAATCGAGCGTCTACTCAACCTCACGAATGTGGCTCCTCGGCGGCGAGTGGTTGGCGGGTACCTCCACTTCGCATACCGACGGAGCCACCTTCGATTCGGTTGCTTCACCACGGTCCGTACTGTCGGATCAGGGATAGGGGACGGGTAAGGCGAACGAGCGGCCAGCTCCGCCGGCGCCTCGCCATCGGCCTCGGCAACGGCGTGGTCGCGGACCGCATACGGCTGTGGGCGATCGCGATGACGAGCGCTTTCCTCAGCTACACCACGCGCTTCGTGCTCCCGTTCCGGGGGATCGACCTCGCGAGGTCAGCCCTCGGAGCGGCGAGCGTCGGAGGCCTCGGCCTCGTCTCGGCCGCGTCGGCCTGGCTCGCCTTCCTGCCCCCCCCGCTGGCTACCTGCGACGGGTGCGCGCTCGCAGCGAGGCGGCGAGCCGAGAGCTCGCCGCGATCGCGATCAGCGCCGCGACCGCCGCCGCAGCGCCGGGCGCCCTCTCCGGCTCCGGCGCGAAGCGCAGCAGGTCGACCCAGTCGCTCACCCGGATCGCGTCGATGCCCTGAGGATCCTCGAAGCCGAAGAAGCCGAGCTGGTCCCAACGGAAGATGAGGTCCTGGCTCGCCGTCGCGACGCCATCCCGGTAGAACACGACCTCGCTGCGTCCGGACTGGTTGTCGTAGGTCGTCTTCGACCAGTGGAATCCGACCCGGAGGACTGGCGGGTCGAATGCGATGGTGCACGGAAGTGACCCGCACGTGATCGGCTTCATGCCGGCACCGGCCGCGTTCGCCGCTTCGACGGGCACCGACACGTACGCGTAGCCACCCGCCTGGGCGGCGTAGGTGCCAGTCACGTTGTCGTCGTCGAAGAAGACACCGAGATCCGCGTAGCGGTCGCCGATCAGGTACGCGGGGCCGAAGTCCCCGGGG from Deltaproteobacteria bacterium harbors:
- a CDS encoding TonB-dependent receptor is translated as MTAPALPTTAHEKALAVNLAPRRYGTFAEIGAGQEVVRWFFRAGGAAGTIAKSISAYDMTVSDAIYGPCPRYVCRERLDAMLDYEYRLTLERLAPKRGVDTAFFSFADTVTARSFGGAGECHGWMGIQFQAAPGDEPSRVILHVRMLDPEAAQQQEALGIVGVNLVYGACFLHQDPERLLHSLLDALSPQRIEIDMIELSGARFRGVDNRVMSLRLVQLGLSGAAAFSADGSVVQPSELLHGRASLVLRGSFRPVMRVHVDMLRCALARFRRDLAGEEPIVLLEMTMRNLLADGELDLRDFLDRADALAAIGHTVLISNDSEYFRLAAFLARYTRKRIGLVMGGNLLADLFDERWYENLEGGALEAFGRLFRNGLRIYVYPFRDAAGRLTSAERVDLDGSFRLLHGYLLERGWITGLDGQDTSAARFHSREVFEAIRKGEEGWDEAVPEAVARRIRERGLFGWRRHRRPS
- a CDS encoding FMN-binding glutamate synthase family protein, whose product is MPATLADWLALLSFGVLLAMFAGPPLFLVLLWSRDRRQQQHAVLRAFPLLGRLRYLLEHIGPELRQYLFDADAAGKPFSRNEFLSVVFAAKYLKTLISFGSKRDFEAPGWYLRNAFFPSLAGDLAVASRPALETNRYEIAHEGLFHRRETLGPARVAPWTLDDAHALTLGSGLAAPWIVRGLVGVSGMSYGALGGHAIRAIAEGVAMATGSWINTGEGGLSEHHLAGGGDVIFQIGPGCFGVRSADGRFDWDGLRRKGDLAQVRGFELKLHQGAKIRGGHLEGAKVTEEIARLRGVEPWKPVDSPNRFPFLADVDALLDHVARMREATGKPVGVKVVIGGPGSADALADAMARRGDGPDWITVDGGEGGSGATYQEMADSMGLPVRSGIVVLDDALRRAGVRDRVRVIASGRLFSADRAAIALALGADMVNVARGFMIAVGCIQAQRCHTNQCPAGVATTDPDRMRALVVDEKKWRAMNFVITLRAGLASLAAAAGLSSPTRFERRHAVYRDAEGRVHSGDVLHPHPERESVAVGLGNRERVAARLRVSPGSPTRS